The genomic segment ACTGGCTTCCCATGGGTTTGAAGCCAATTAATCAGTGTTGGCGTACCTCCTGCCAAGTGAACAGCGATTGGGAGAGTGATTAACCCACCCAGAATAATCAGCGCAAACTGGAGGGAATCCATAATTGCAACCGCCCATGCGCCGCCAATCGCAGAATACATGATTGCAATTAGTGAGAAAACCATCAGCCAACCCCATGGGTTGTTCCAGCCGGTGATTTGAATGCCTGTTGTCGTTGCAACATAAAGAAAAATTCCAAGAAATATGCAAAGCCTAATCCCCCAAAAGGCACCAACCAATACACGCAAAAAGCGACTGTATCGGATTTCTAGAAACTCTGGAATTGAACGTACTCGCAAACGACGCATGATTGGTATGACAAAAAGCCCCGACAATACCAACGCCATATTGCCAGTCCAATTTTGCCAGATAATCGAGATGCCCCTCTGAAATGCGATTCCTCCCATGGAGATGAAGTGGAACATGCTAAGATTAGTAGCGGTTATCGTAGCCCCGAGGATGAAAGGAGTCAACTGCCGACCAGCCACAAATATGTCATCCGAGTGCCTGATAAGCTTCGAGAGCGTTAATCCCGCCAACGCAAGACCGCTGAGGAATATGCCGATAATAGCATAGTCAACCCATGTCATAATCTAAACCTTGTGATAAAAGTTCACTTCTTCGTCTCAGCGCTCTTCCTTGAGTCGTTTAGCGATCTGTCTGAATTCACTTATGGGTACAGCAATCCAGATGCACAAAATCAGAAAACCGCATCCTTCAATCGCCCACAGCATCCAATCCATAGATAGCTCCTTAATACTAGCAATAAAATATGATTATACCTTTCAATCCGTTCTCACAAATTCAAATGGCGCCTGGCGAGTATATACGCCGGGTATTGCTTGCCCTCCATGGTACACCGCCATACCCAAGTAGTTTCCAAACACCTCATGGAGCACATTTCCAACATGTCCACGAGTAACCGCTACATGATGTGTAAAATGATCGAGTAGAATGTCGCGATAGATATGCTGGAGCCGCGGAATCCTACACCACGCCCCGGCACCAAAAGTCGCCGCTGGTCCCTCGAAGAATCCCTGTGCGATAAATGCTTTCCAACCCTCTCCTGGAAGTCCCTGTGCTACTCGGCACAAGGTTACTGACCCTGGCCTCACTCGAAGCTCTAGCACACCGGTTGATATCTCTGGACCTATGTGCTTGCTCATGATTCCCTGCACGTTCATTTTTGGCTTTTCTTTGGCAAAAGAGGGTGGAAAAACGCCACAATGCCAAAGATTCACCAATTCCTGATCGCTGTTGTGTAAATTGTTCCAGTCGAGCAATGCTGCTGATGAATTTGATGCAAGCGTAAGTGCATACATCGAGAGTGCGCCGAGCACATCTGCCTCGCACGCAACTGGTACGCCAGCATCTCCTATCCGCCCAAGCACTCCACACGCGACTATGCCGTAGTTAAGCTGGAGCGAATTCCAACATTGGACTGCCACTGCATTCATATCGAACTGGACAATCATATCTTCAAGAGCTCGTTCAAACTTCGCAATCTTTAGAAGTATATCAGGCGAAATGAGCGATGTATCTATCTTTGCCTGGATGTCTTGCATCTTTGCCTGCACTCCAGGCTCGTTGTCATTAAGCCGATTCGCCGCACCCAGGAGCTCCGATAGATCCTTCAGAACGACTGTAACACCTATCTGTTGAAGCATTTTCTCATCATAGCGGCAGGTCCAGAACGCCTCTGGGCGCGGTCCTATTTGACCAATGCGTGCTCCGCGCATTCCCTTTATTACTCTGCAGATACGTATAAAATGGTCAAGCTCCGTAAGAAAACCGTCCTCACCGGGATAACAAATCGGAGTTTGAGCAATGGTGTATTTTATGCCTGCTTGGCGTAGTGCCTCGGCTATTGAGAGAAGTCCGCAGAAGGCATCGCGTCTTGGAAGATTGGGGCGAAGAACTTCTTCCTCATGACAGCCAAAGATCATTACTGGAACGACTTTGCCGGAGCCCTCGACCGCTGTGACACATGCTTGTTCATCGCCGAAATTCATTGCGCCGATGATTATACCGTCAACTCCAGCTGAGCGGAAAAGTTCGCCACACTTGCGCCCTTCGTCTCGATTCTTGACGCACCCAGCCTCCGTCACATTCTTGTCAGGGACAACTACCTCAACACCAAGCCTTCCAAACGCATTGAGAGTCTGGTCCCGCATTTTCAGCGCCAGCTCGGTTGAAAAATAACGCCTGTTTGCGGGAACAAAGCCAATCTTTACAGGCATGCTCATTTTCGCGCTTCTCCTTATCGTTTAATTGCAAATACAATACCAAATAAGAGAGTTTTGGTCAAGTAAGATTCCAATAAGAGGAAATGATAGTCTCTAGCATACATTTTTCGGATATGATATAATACTTGGAATCATGTTTTCTTTGTGTGTTCTATTGCTTTTGGGGCTAAACCGATGCAAAACAATTACGCATATATTGGGCTATTGGTAATAATTGGAGTTGCGTTCTGCGTTATAGCCATGTGGCTCTCATGGGCGCTGAGGCCTACGCACAAGTCTGTGGGCTCAAAAAGAGAAACATATGAGTGCGGTGAGGTTCCTTTTGGTGATGCATGGAAGCAATTTCGCATCGGCTACTACATATTCGCACTGGTATTTGTCATCTTTGACGTCGAAGCCGTATTTATTTTCCCTTGGGCTGCAGTTTTAAAGAGCCTAAAGGCCATGCAATTCGGACACATAAACATGGCTGTATTTGCATTTATTGAAATGATGATTTTCATTG from the Armatimonadota bacterium genome contains:
- a CDS encoding NADH-quinone oxidoreductase subunit A, which gives rise to MQNNYAYIGLLVIIGVAFCVIAMWLSWALRPTHKSVGSKRETYECGEVPFGDAWKQFRIGYYIFALVFVIFDVEAVFIFPWAAVLKSLKAMQFGHINMAVFAFIEMMIFIAILLIGLIYAWWKGVLRWE